The Vespa velutina chromosome 4, iVesVel2.1, whole genome shotgun sequence genome has a window encoding:
- the LOC124948584 gene encoding protein artemis isoform X1 — protein sequence MSTFLGLIEELPAISVDSFSGQNLNSSVFFLSHCHVDHMNGLNNLFFEYLEKCNKYLYCSPISKLILQNKFSLNENCKIKEIHIDTPVVIEYNDKQDNNHIIVVISISAGHCPGSLMFLFQKQDKLVLYTGDFRINPNDYSKLRSLHVKQGCRLLPKKLDKIYLDTTFLNPNFSYLPSRKESIIKIHQAIKEWLDQDPRNVVMLECSALYGSEFLYIELSKSLNMKIHVKNLVYNTYCSITEIAPYITNDSNSTPIHACTKKSDRSLKCRYDVSKENILIIVPSVLKWQGKDISKIAEWDEHRERTYNVCYSMHSSFNELKAFIKYFDPMEIFPCVCPTNQEKQIYDILNEIMTKSTDQTLKTNKPRYQLKLSCYKTTNVNISENIYFSDDDSC from the exons ATGTCAACTTTTCTTGGGCTTATCGAGGAATTACCAGCTATCTCTGTGGATTCATTTAGCGGACAAAATCTTAACTcttctgtattttttcttaGTCATTGTCACGTAGATCATATGAAtggtttaaataatttattctttgaatacttagaaaaatgtaataagtaTCTTTATTGTAGTCCAATTAGTAAATTAAttctacaaaataaatttagcttaaatgaaaattgcaaaataaaagagattcaTATAGACACTCCAGTCGttatagaatataatgataaacaggataataatcatattattgtAGTAATAAGTATTTCAGCTGGGCATTGTCCAGGCTCTCTcatgtttctctttcaaaagcaAGATAAATTAGTGCTTTATACTGGAGACTTTAGAATTAATCCAAATGATTATTCAAAATTAAGATCTTTGCATGTAAAACAAGGCTGTAGGTTACTTCCAAAGAaacttgataaaatttatttagatacaACCTTTTTAAACCctaacttttcttatttaccatctcgaaaagaaagtataataaaaatacatcaaGCAATTAAGGAATGGCTCGATCAAGACCCAAGGAATGTTGTTATGCTGGAATGTTCTGCCCTTTATGGTTCAGAGTTTCTTTACATAGAATTATCAAAGtctttaaatatgaaaattcatGTTAAAAATCTTGTGTACAATACTTATTGTTCTATTACTGAAATAGCTCCCTATATTACAAATGATTCTAACAGTACTCCTATACATGCATGTACTAAAAAATCAGATCGATCATTAAAGTGTCGTTATGATGTaagcaaagaaaatatattaattattgtgcCATCGGTATTAAAATGGCAAGGAAAAGATATATCAAAGATAGCTGAGTGGGATGAACACAGAGAAAGAACGTATAATGTATGTTACTCCATGCATTCTTCATTTAATGAGCTTAaagcatttataaaatactttgatcctatggaaatatttccatgtgTTTGCCCTACGAATCAAGAGAaacaaatttatgatatactaaatgaaataatgactAAATCTACTGATCAAAcattaaaaacgaataaacCACGATATCAACTAAAGTTATCTTGTTACAAGACAACAAATGTCAATATTtctgaaaatatttactttagcGATGATGATAGTTGTTA a